The Saccharothrix violaceirubra genome segment CGGTCGCGCAGGTGCGGATGGCCGAACAGCATGTCGTGGCCGTGCAGGATGGTGGTGGTGCCGTCGGCGTGCCGGACGACGGGCGGCGGGTGACCGGCGTTGGCCCAGGTCAACACCCATTCCCGGCTCGAGTCCGCCAGCGGTAGCAGGTGGGCCTGGATCATCGTTCCCGTGGCGGCGAGGCCGGTCGCGACACACGCCTGTTCCAGTGCCGTGACCACCGCCGACGGTGGTCCGGCCGGTCGCTCCCAGGCCGCCTGGCGCCCCATGCTGCGAACCTGACCCATGAGCGTCGCGGCGTCGATGTCGTGCCCGGTGATGTCACCCACCACGAGGACCACGCCCGCCGAATCTCCCGGATGTTGTGTACCGGGCACGATGACGTCGTACCAGTCACCACCGACCTGGTCATCCGACGCCGCGGGCACGTAGCACGCGGCCAGGCGCATGCCGTTGACCTCCGGGACCCTCGTCAGCATCGCCTCCTGGAGCCGACGGGCCACGCTCACCCGGCTCTGCAGGAAGTCCGCCCGCTCCAGCGCGTGCGTGACGTACCCGGCCAGCGTGGTGATCACCGTCCGCTCCACGAGATCGACCTCGTGCGGCCGGTCCCAACCGAACAGCAGCACCCCGGTGGTGTCGTCGGCGTACCTCAGCGGCGCACAGGCGATCGCGTGCAGGCCCATTTCCGCGTAGCGACGTTGCGCGGCGGGCGGGAACGCCGCAGCGATCGACGCCGGATCCGGGTAAAGGCTCAACACGCCCCGGCGGGCGGTCGACGCGATCGGCGCGTCGTCACCGACGTCGTAGACCTCGGCGCCCGACTCCGGCCCGACGGCCTGCCGGGGGTCGTCGATCCGGTGGAGGTCGGCGCGTCCTTCGGGAAGCGTCAGCCCGACGTAGACCGGGGCGAGTTGACCGGACACCAGTTCGGTGACCGTCGCGCGGATCTGTGCCAAGTCCTCGGCACGGGACAGCGCCTGCGAGGCCGTCAGCAGCAGTTGTGACCGGTCCAGTGCCGCCTGCAACGCGGCCTCGGCACGTGTGGACCGCACTTGTTCGCACTTCGCGTCCGCCGCCGCGATCCTCGCCCGCAGTACCGATGAGCACGACTCGGCCAGGAGGTCGAGCAGATCCAACTCAGCTCCGGACCACTGTCTGGGGACGTGGTCGAGTACGCACAGGCTGCCCAGCACCCGG includes the following:
- a CDS encoding SpoIIE family protein phosphatase; translation: MGGNSDPEFDRWARRACDLVRTPAAMVSLIAGHELTLPGLCGVGEPWGSTRRASANRSAVAHQVTTGEPLIVADTTVDLRVRGDALAGSPRVGAYAGFPLTDAEGRVLGSLCVLDHVPRQWSGAELDLLDLLAESCSSVLRARIAAADAKCEQVRSTRAEAALQAALDRSQLLLTASQALSRAEDLAQIRATVTELVSGQLAPVYVGLTLPEGRADLHRIDDPRQAVGPESGAEVYDVGDDAPIASTARRGVLSLYPDPASIAAAFPPAAQRRYAEMGLHAIACAPLRYADDTTGVLLFGWDRPHEVDLVERTVITTLAGYVTHALERADFLQSRVSVARRLQEAMLTRVPEVNGMRLAACYVPAASDDQVGGDWYDVIVPGTQHPGDSAGVVLVVGDITGHDIDAATLMGQVRSMGRQAAWERPAGPPSAVVTALEQACVATGLAATGTMIQAHLLPLADSSREWVLTWANAGHPPPVVRHADGTTTILHGHDMLFGHPHLRDRPVLDHQVRLLPGDTVVFYTDGLIERRGSDIDEGITNLREVLAALRVTDDPRHLVDECVRRLLVPVGRHDDDVVLLAAHIPTGPDRPSRS